Proteins encoded within one genomic window of Haloplanus vescus:
- the narH gene encoding nitrate reductase subunit beta: MSTNEETNVNVAEGIDHQVAMVMDLNKCIGCQTCTIACKSLWTESGGSEYMYWNNVETKPGEGYPRGWEDSGGGWTDDGSERQTGEIPSREDYGRSWEFNHSEIMYEGSDEPLRPREGAEWGPNWDEDQGAGEYPNSYYFYLPRICNHCTHPSCVEACPRQAIYKREEDGIILADQERCRGYRYCVEGCPYKKVYYNAVSKKSEKCIFCYPRVEGEGPDGETYAPACAEECPPQLRLVGFLDDEDGPIYKLVEEYEVALPLHPEFRTEPNVYYIPPYAPGQHTEDGESVDVDRIPRQYLRELFGDEVDQALNTIERERQRARQGADSELMELLQHKNPAKQYRLGVFDD; the protein is encoded by the coding sequence ATGAGTACCAACGAGGAGACGAACGTCAACGTCGCGGAAGGAATCGACCATCAGGTGGCGATGGTGATGGACCTGAACAAGTGCATCGGCTGCCAGACGTGTACCATCGCGTGCAAGTCGCTCTGGACCGAGAGCGGCGGCAGCGAGTACATGTACTGGAACAACGTCGAAACCAAGCCCGGCGAGGGGTACCCCCGCGGCTGGGAGGACTCCGGCGGCGGCTGGACCGACGACGGGAGCGAGCGCCAGACAGGCGAAATCCCGTCCCGCGAGGACTACGGTCGCTCGTGGGAGTTCAACCACTCCGAAATCATGTACGAGGGGAGCGACGAACCCCTCCGCCCGCGCGAGGGCGCGGAGTGGGGGCCCAACTGGGACGAAGACCAAGGCGCGGGCGAGTACCCCAACAGTTACTACTTCTACCTCCCGCGCATCTGCAACCACTGCACCCACCCCTCCTGCGTGGAGGCGTGTCCCCGACAGGCGATATACAAGCGCGAGGAGGACGGCATCATCCTCGCCGACCAGGAACGGTGTCGCGGCTACCGCTACTGCGTCGAGGGGTGTCCGTACAAGAAGGTGTACTACAACGCCGTCTCGAAGAAGTCGGAGAAGTGCATCTTCTGTTACCCGCGCGTCGAAGGCGAGGGGCCGGACGGGGAGACGTACGCCCCCGCCTGCGCGGAGGAGTGCCCGCCCCAACTCCGACTGGTGGGCTTCCTCGACGACGAGGACGGCCCCATCTACAAGCTGGTCGAGGAGTACGAGGTGGCGCTTCCCCTCCACCCCGAGTTCCGCACCGAGCCGAACGTCTACTACATCCCGCCGTACGCGCCCGGCCAGCACACCGAAGACGGGGAGTCGGTCGACGTCGACCGCATCCCACGGCAGTACCTGCGGGAGCTGTTCGGCGACGAAGTCGACCAGGCGCTGAACACCATCGAACGCGAGCGACAGCGCGCCCGACAGGGTGCGGACAGCGAACTGATGGAACTGCTCCAGCACAAGAACCCGGCCAAACAGTACCGACTGGGTGTCTTCGATGACTGA